One region of Candidatus Hydrogenedens sp. genomic DNA includes:
- a CDS encoding radical SAM protein, with protein MYTTEKKGTSYFELKMNLITPLYTGIKILNVLYSRWRGIIPSYLPILIAFVTYRCNLRCIMCGLCELREHTNPDELTTEEWKSVIQSAKKLGTFIISISGGEPLLRKDLEEIICFAEGNKISTHLCTNGTLIDKDRAKTLRESGLKTISFSLDSAIEEVHDAIRGKGQYQKTITGIQNIRCIAPEIRISINTVITKTNFRNISSLVPLAKKLGAVQIKFAPIHSNLLHRFKNEKAWEELFFNEKELQELDNELTKAKNLCKIERILTTSDRFYSGISRSFLEQNIFTCFAGFLDCTVAPDGKVGACCDIETPLSVREQALDKIWKSAAFHPARQKVCQCKKYCWDTTNTEFSLRLNPKTMVSELPTMLKEVLFYLK; from the coding sequence ATGTATACAACAGAGAAAAAAGGAACCTCCTATTTTGAATTAAAAATGAATCTAATCACTCCTTTATATACAGGAATAAAGATATTAAATGTCTTATATAGCCGATGGCGCGGGATTATACCCTCTTATCTGCCTATTCTTATTGCTTTTGTAACATACCGTTGTAATCTCCGATGTATAATGTGTGGTCTTTGTGAATTACGGGAACATACGAATCCTGATGAATTAACAACGGAAGAATGGAAATCTGTAATACAATCGGCAAAAAAATTAGGGACTTTCATCATTTCAATATCGGGTGGGGAACCTCTATTAAGAAAAGACCTTGAAGAAATAATATGTTTTGCAGAGGGGAACAAAATATCCACACATTTATGCACCAATGGAACACTTATTGATAAAGATAGAGCCAAAACACTTCGAGAGTCCGGACTAAAAACAATTTCTTTTTCTCTGGATAGTGCCATTGAAGAAGTCCATGACGCTATTCGTGGTAAAGGACAGTATCAAAAAACGATTACGGGTATTCAAAACATTCGCTGTATTGCCCCTGAAATTCGCATTAGTATTAATACTGTCATTACGAAGACGAATTTCAGGAACATATCATCTCTTGTCCCACTTGCTAAAAAATTGGGGGCTGTTCAAATCAAATTTGCACCAATTCATTCTAATCTCCTACATCGTTTCAAAAACGAAAAGGCGTGGGAAGAATTATTTTTTAATGAAAAAGAACTGCAGGAACTTGATAACGAACTAACAAAAGCAAAAAATTTATGTAAAATAGAACGGATTTTAACTACTTCAGACCGTTTCTATAGTGGTATATCAAGAAGTTTTTTGGAACAAAATATTTTTACATGTTTTGCGGGTTTTCTGGATTGCACTGTGGCTCCGGATGGTAAAGTAGGGGCTTGTTGTGATATAGAAACTCCTTTATCTGTTCGAGAACAAGCTTTGGATAAGATATGGAAGTCAGCAGCATTCCATCCGGCAAGGCAAAAGGTGTGTCAATGTAAGAAATATTGTTGGGATACTACAAATACAGAGTTTAGTTTAAGATTAAACCCAAAAACTATGGTTTCCGAACTTCCTACGATGTTGAAAGAGGTTCTTTTTTATCTAAAATAG
- a CDS encoding ATP-dependent Clp protease adaptor ClpS encodes MSSAGTEQEKQVKDENTIELPRLYRVLLHNDHYTTMEFVVYILRNIFNKSHDEAVRIMLKVHREGIGVAGIYIRSVAEAKVEVVHQIARENGFPLKCSISPE; translated from the coding sequence ATGTCTTCAGCGGGGACAGAACAAGAAAAACAAGTTAAAGATGAAAATACAATAGAACTTCCGAGACTTTATCGGGTTCTATTGCATAATGACCATTATACGACGATGGAATTTGTTGTTTACATATTAAGAAATATTTTCAACAAATCCCATGATGAGGCTGTCCGTATAATGTTAAAAGTTCATCGCGAAGGAATTGGCGTAGCGGGTATTTATATTCGTTCTGTTGCCGAAGCAAAGGTAGAAGTGGTTCATCAAATAGCAAGGGAAAACGGTTTCCCATTAAAATGTTCTATCAGCCCTGAATAA
- the clpA gene encoding ATP-dependent Clp protease ATP-binding subunit ClpA, whose product MLSKEIQKAIGNALKEARKRRHEYLCPEHLLYVLLDDPYGKEILQYCGCNIERLRKKLNTFFDEYISKVPKSVELNLQQTPAFDRLIQRAVYHVQNSSKSEVDAGDILAALFEEEDSHSAYFLYQEGVTRLEILEYISHANRYERYEQEPDVSRERERDRKTNSILESFTVNLVQKARKGKIDPVIGREKEIQRAIRVLCRRRKNNPIFVGEPGVGKTAIVEGLAQRIADGKVPDSMKDVELYMVDLPGMLAGTKYRGDFEQRIKSLINEVLKKKNAILYFDEIHTLVGAGSTTESSIDAASILKPFLASGELHCIGATTYEEFKNHFEKDRALSRRFQKIDVNEPTIEECIQIVRGLKGHYEQHHKVEFTDEALVASVDLSAKYLNDRFLPDKAVDVLDESAAMVRIEAKESPITVDVKDIERTIADMAQIPLRTVNSADREKLKNLEEELKSVVFGQDEAIEMVVKAIRRSRAGLGKPNRPIGCFLFTGPTGVGKTEVARQLAFILGNHFARYDMSEYMEKHAVARLIGAPPGYIGFEQGGILVDEIRRHPYTVLLLDEIEKAHPDLFNILLQVMDEATLTDNMGKRADFRNVILIMTSNAGARELYSQSIGFTMSQNDAERKSIKAIEQTMSPEFRNRLDAIVSFSPLNIEVMKMIVDKFINRIKSQLIEKQVALELSPNARKWLAEKGYDTRLGARPLARLIQKEIETPLADEILFGKLEQGGYVYIDISPDDRINFNFNQSPSILDKKEPLSTS is encoded by the coding sequence ATGTTAAGTAAAGAAATTCAAAAAGCCATTGGAAATGCTCTAAAAGAAGCAAGAAAAAGAAGGCATGAGTACTTATGCCCGGAACACTTGCTTTATGTTTTATTGGACGACCCTTATGGCAAAGAAATACTTCAATATTGTGGATGTAATATTGAACGGTTGCGTAAGAAATTGAATACTTTCTTCGATGAATATATCTCAAAAGTCCCCAAAAGTGTGGAATTAAACCTTCAGCAAACCCCTGCTTTTGACCGATTAATCCAGCGTGCCGTATATCATGTCCAAAATTCAAGCAAGTCTGAAGTAGATGCCGGTGATATTCTCGCTGCATTATTTGAGGAAGAAGATTCTCATTCCGCATATTTTCTGTATCAAGAAGGTGTTACCCGTCTGGAAATTTTAGAATATATTTCACATGCCAACCGTTACGAGCGTTATGAACAAGAACCCGATGTCAGTAGAGAACGCGAAAGAGACAGAAAAACAAATAGTATCCTGGAAAGTTTTACTGTTAATCTTGTCCAGAAAGCGAGAAAAGGGAAAATAGACCCAGTAATAGGTCGGGAAAAGGAAATTCAAAGGGCTATTCGCGTTCTTTGTAGAAGAAGAAAAAACAATCCTATTTTTGTAGGTGAACCTGGCGTAGGGAAAACAGCCATTGTTGAAGGATTAGCCCAGCGAATAGCCGATGGTAAAGTCCCTGATTCCATGAAAGATGTAGAATTATACATGGTAGATTTACCAGGTATGCTTGCGGGAACGAAATATCGTGGTGATTTTGAACAAAGGATAAAGTCATTAATCAATGAGGTATTAAAAAAGAAAAATGCAATACTTTACTTTGATGAAATTCATACTTTAGTAGGTGCCGGTAGCACAACAGAATCCAGTATTGATGCCGCTTCCATATTAAAGCCCTTTTTAGCTAGTGGGGAATTGCATTGTATCGGAGCAACGACTTATGAAGAATTTAAAAATCATTTCGAAAAAGACAGAGCACTTTCAAGACGATTCCAGAAAATTGATGTTAACGAACCTACAATAGAAGAATGTATTCAGATTGTCCGTGGATTAAAAGGACATTATGAACAACACCATAAAGTGGAATTTACAGATGAAGCGTTGGTCGCCTCCGTTGACCTGTCCGCAAAGTATTTAAACGACCGTTTCCTGCCCGATAAAGCAGTAGATGTTCTGGATGAGTCCGCTGCTATGGTTCGTATCGAAGCTAAGGAATCTCCTATAACAGTAGATGTCAAAGATATTGAACGAACTATTGCCGATATGGCACAAATTCCATTACGCACTGTCAATTCCGCAGACCGCGAAAAGCTTAAAAACCTTGAAGAAGAATTGAAGTCTGTTGTTTTCGGACAGGACGAAGCCATAGAAATGGTAGTTAAAGCCATTCGCCGTTCCCGTGCCGGATTAGGAAAACCCAACCGTCCTATTGGGTGTTTCCTATTTACAGGACCCACAGGCGTTGGAAAAACAGAGGTTGCCAGACAACTTGCTTTTATTTTAGGTAATCATTTCGCAAGATATGATATGAGTGAGTATATGGAGAAACATGCCGTAGCCCGCTTAATCGGTGCTCCACCGGGATATATAGGATTTGAACAGGGCGGTATTCTTGTTGATGAAATACGCAGACATCCCTATACAGTGCTTCTACTGGATGAAATCGAAAAAGCGCATCCTGATTTGTTTAATATATTACTTCAAGTTATGGATGAAGCCACCTTAACCGATAATATGGGGAAGAGAGCAGATTTTCGAAATGTAATCCTGATTATGACCTCCAATGCAGGTGCCCGTGAACTATATTCCCAATCCATCGGTTTTACAATGTCTCAAAATGATGCAGAACGAAAAAGTATAAAAGCTATTGAACAAACAATGTCTCCAGAATTTCGTAACCGATTGGATGCTATCGTTTCCTTTAGCCCTCTAAACATTGAAGTAATGAAAATGATTGTAGATAAGTTTATTAATCGTATTAAATCTCAACTCATAGAGAAACAAGTGGCTCTGGAATTAAGTCCCAATGCCCGTAAATGGTTGGCTGAAAAAGGTTATGATACCCGATTAGGGGCAAGACCCTTAGCACGCCTTATTCAGAAAGAGATTGAAACACCTCTTGCTGACGAAATATTGTTCGGCAAATTAGAACAGGGGGGATATGTATATATTGACATATCTCCAGATGATAGGATTAATTTTAATTTTAACCAGAGCCCATCTATTTTAGATAAAAAAGAACCTCTTTCAACATCGTAG